A single Blastopirellula retiformator DNA region contains:
- the arfB gene encoding alternative ribosome rescue aminoacyl-tRNA hydrolase ArfB, with translation MPKLRVNNSIQIPMAELKFTFARSSGPGGQNVNKVNSKAMLRWAFDQSEHIDDRVKERLRTRWGGRINKNGEIVISDDNSRDQRTNIDSCLEKLRVILLDSAAREKTRHATRPSRGSVQRRITAKKQRSETKKMRRSPGPSSE, from the coding sequence ATGCCCAAATTACGCGTTAACAACTCGATCCAGATTCCGATGGCGGAATTGAAGTTTACCTTTGCGCGCAGCAGCGGCCCGGGCGGCCAAAATGTGAACAAGGTCAACTCGAAGGCGATGCTGCGCTGGGCGTTTGATCAGTCGGAGCACATCGACGATCGCGTCAAAGAGCGGCTGCGGACGCGCTGGGGCGGGCGAATCAACAAGAATGGGGAAATCGTTATCAGCGATGATAATAGCCGCGACCAGCGAACGAATATCGATAGCTGTCTCGAGAAACTCCGCGTCATCTTGCTCGACTCGGCCGCCCGCGAGAAAACCCGGCACGCCACGCGTCCCAGTCGCGGTTCGGTCCAGCGGCGAATCACCGCCAAGAAGCAGCGGAGCGAAACGAAGAAGATGCGACGATCTCCTGGCCCTTCGTCTGAATAG
- a CDS encoding UvrB/UvrC motif-containing protein has protein sequence MENPEHIDFILNDWPFENGHLSARIVSGDDSRDVVQMRIEMGLMQMEVAGRPDGTEPFGFTTYADYLQQRIDEDPNYTLTDGDCTEIDREFIQFYHRRICWLGLREYQRAVKDADQTLLLMDICRDHSSDDEWIDSHEQFRPFVLFHRIQAAALSTLTDLTPERAIEVINLGLDEMREVFVDFELEDEYDSDELVKRLVELREQLRSQYEVGQTLQEQLAEAVAREEYERAAQIRDRISKRER, from the coding sequence ATGGAAAATCCTGAGCACATCGACTTCATCCTGAACGACTGGCCGTTTGAAAACGGACATCTCAGCGCGCGCATCGTATCTGGCGACGATAGTCGCGACGTCGTGCAAATGCGGATCGAGATGGGGCTGATGCAGATGGAAGTGGCCGGCCGTCCCGATGGGACCGAGCCGTTCGGCTTCACCACCTACGCCGACTACTTGCAGCAGCGGATCGATGAAGATCCGAACTACACGCTGACCGACGGCGATTGCACCGAGATCGATCGCGAGTTCATCCAGTTCTATCATCGCCGCATTTGCTGGCTCGGTTTGCGCGAATACCAGCGGGCCGTCAAAGACGCCGATCAAACCCTGCTGCTGATGGACATCTGCCGCGATCATTCCAGCGACGACGAGTGGATCGACTCACACGAACAGTTTCGGCCTTTTGTGCTGTTCCATCGCATTCAAGCGGCGGCGCTGTCGACGCTGACCGACCTGACGCCGGAGCGAGCGATCGAAGTGATCAATCTCGGCCTGGATGAGATGCGGGAAGTCTTCGTCGACTTTGAACTGGAAGACGAGTACGACAGCGACGAATTGGTCAAACGCCTGGTCGAACTGCGCGAACAACTTCGCAGCCAATACGAAGTCGGCCAAACGCTGCAGGAACAACTGGCCGAAGCGGTCGCCCGCGAAGAGTACGAACGAGCGGCGCAGATTCGCGACCGGATCTCAAAGCGCGAACGGTAA
- the guaB gene encoding IMP dehydrogenase codes for MDEIFAKTAITFDDVLLAPRYSDFVPSEVTTETHLTANIKLNIPLISSPMDTVTESAMAIALAKEGGLGVIHKNLSIQTQTEEVYKVKRSANGIIVDPVTMRPDAPVEEARTVMQQHNVSGMPITLADGKLVGILTRRDLRFLESQSLRIEEVMTKDNLVTATGTVTLAEAEQILTAKKVEKLLLVDDEYKLTGLITIKDIDMMNRFPQASKDSLGRLRVGAAVGVMDFERVQSLIDNSVDVLVVDSAHGHSKNVIETVREIKKNWPIDVVAGNIATAEGCADLIEAGADAVKVGIGPGSICTTRVVSGVGVPQITAIRDATVVAAKKGIPIIADGGVRFSGDVCKAIASGASVVMIGSLFAGLAESPGDVILYQGRTFKAYRGMGSLGAMVKGSKERYRQGEVSDGGKLVPEGVEGRVPFKGNLSPFVYQLVGGLRAGMGYCGTRTIEELRKDAKFIRVTPASVRESHPHDIAITQEAPNYSPDVHQNDN; via the coding sequence ATGGACGAGATCTTCGCCAAAACCGCCATCACCTTTGACGATGTTCTGCTGGCGCCGCGTTACAGCGATTTCGTGCCGTCGGAAGTGACGACCGAGACCCACCTGACCGCCAACATCAAGCTGAACATCCCGCTGATCAGCTCGCCGATGGATACGGTCACCGAAAGCGCCATGGCGATCGCTCTGGCAAAAGAAGGCGGTCTGGGGGTGATTCATAAGAATCTCTCGATCCAGACCCAGACCGAAGAAGTCTACAAGGTCAAACGCTCGGCCAACGGCATCATCGTCGACCCGGTGACGATGCGGCCTGACGCGCCGGTCGAAGAAGCCCGAACGGTGATGCAGCAGCATAACGTCTCGGGAATGCCGATCACGCTAGCTGATGGCAAGCTGGTGGGGATCCTGACTCGCCGCGATCTGCGGTTTTTGGAGTCGCAATCCCTTCGTATCGAAGAGGTTATGACCAAAGACAACCTCGTCACCGCCACGGGGACCGTAACGCTTGCGGAAGCTGAGCAAATTTTAACGGCTAAAAAGGTGGAGAAGCTTTTACTGGTTGACGATGAATACAAACTGACCGGTCTCATCACGATCAAAGACATCGACATGATGAACCGGTTCCCTCAGGCGTCGAAAGATAGCCTGGGGCGGTTGCGAGTCGGCGCCGCGGTCGGGGTGATGGATTTTGAACGAGTCCAAAGCCTGATCGACAACAGCGTCGACGTGTTGGTCGTCGACAGCGCTCACGGCCACTCGAAGAACGTGATCGAGACGGTTCGCGAGATCAAGAAGAACTGGCCAATCGACGTTGTGGCGGGAAACATCGCCACCGCCGAAGGTTGTGCCGACCTGATCGAAGCGGGCGCCGACGCGGTCAAAGTGGGGATCGGACCTGGTTCGATCTGCACGACTCGAGTGGTCTCCGGCGTGGGGGTGCCGCAAATCACCGCCATTCGCGACGCCACCGTGGTCGCAGCCAAAAAAGGGATCCCAATCATCGCTGACGGCGGCGTGCGGTTCTCTGGAGACGTTTGCAAAGCGATCGCCTCGGGCGCCAGCGTGGTCATGATCGGCAGCTTGTTCGCCGGTTTGGCCGAGAGCCCCGGCGACGTCATCCTGTACCAAGGTCGAACCTTCAAGGCGTACCGCGGTATGGGTTCGCTGGGCGCCATGGTGAAAGGCTCGAAAGAGCGTTATCGCCAAGGCGAAGTCAGCGACGGGGGCAAACTGGTCCCCGAAGGAGTCGAAGGGCGCGTTCCCTTCAAAGGAAATTTGAGTCCGTTCGTGTATCAGCTTGTCGGCGGCTTGCGTGCCGGGATGGGCTACTGCGGTACGCGAACGATTGAAGAACTACGCAAGGACGCCAAGTTCATCCGGGTCACACCGGCCAGTGTTAGGGAAAGCCATCCGCATGACATCGCCATTACTCAGGAAGCGCCGAACTACAGCCCGGACGTTCATCAAAACGACAACTAA
- the uvsE gene encoding UV DNA damage repair endonuclease UvsE encodes MTKPTTAPTNAAGVRLGLCCIFQQQPIKFRNTTVKSISGMSRKDGVKKLSGLCLANAEALQRALEYCAEQGIGCFRINSQILPLKTHETCGYAMEELPHGDEIVKRFKACGKFAKRHNVRTCFHPDQFLVLNSPREEVVQRSIAELEYQSEVAQWVSADVVNIHGGGAYGDKEAALGRFAETLSQLSKRARSRLTVENDDVTYTPADLLPLCQSTGIPLVYDIHHHRCNPDGMSEEEATNAALATWNREPMFHLSSPLEGWKGPKPQRHHDYIDVTDFPGCWRELDLTVEVEAKAKELAVLKLKKQLAETWSAYIVQCADGSFYTGVSNELENRIAVHNAGKGAKYTRSRLPVKLVYHESLPNKSAALKRELAIKGLSRSAKEELIASGNATE; translated from the coding sequence ATGACCAAGCCTACCACCGCGCCTACCAATGCCGCCGGCGTTCGCCTCGGCCTCTGCTGCATTTTCCAACAGCAGCCGATCAAATTTCGCAATACGACCGTCAAGTCGATCAGCGGGATGTCGCGCAAAGACGGCGTGAAAAAGCTGTCGGGGCTGTGTCTGGCGAACGCCGAAGCGCTGCAACGGGCGCTCGAGTATTGTGCAGAGCAGGGGATTGGCTGCTTTCGGATCAACAGCCAGATCTTGCCGCTGAAGACGCACGAGACTTGCGGCTATGCGATGGAAGAACTGCCGCACGGCGACGAGATCGTCAAACGCTTTAAGGCGTGCGGCAAGTTCGCCAAGCGGCATAACGTCCGCACCTGTTTTCATCCTGATCAATTTTTGGTGCTCAACTCGCCGCGCGAAGAAGTTGTGCAGCGATCGATAGCCGAACTCGAGTATCAAAGCGAAGTCGCCCAGTGGGTCAGTGCCGACGTAGTCAACATCCACGGCGGCGGCGCCTATGGCGACAAGGAAGCGGCGCTCGGGCGATTTGCCGAGACGCTCTCGCAACTCTCCAAACGAGCCCGCAGCCGACTGACGGTCGAGAACGACGACGTCACTTACACGCCGGCCGACCTGCTGCCGCTGTGCCAATCGACCGGCATTCCGTTGGTCTACGACATCCACCACCATCGCTGCAATCCGGATGGCATGTCGGAGGAGGAAGCGACCAACGCGGCGCTCGCCACTTGGAACCGCGAGCCGATGTTTCACCTGTCGAGCCCGCTAGAAGGCTGGAAGGGCCCCAAGCCGCAGCGGCATCATGACTACATCGACGTCACCGACTTCCCCGGCTGTTGGCGCGAGCTGGACCTGACGGTCGAAGTCGAAGCGAAAGCAAAAGAACTGGCGGTCCTGAAACTAAAGAAGCAACTGGCCGAAACCTGGTCGGCTTACATCGTCCAGTGCGCCGACGGCTCTTTCTACACCGGCGTCTCCAACGAACTGGAAAACCGCATCGCGGTGCACAACGCCGGCAAAGGCGCCAAGTACACCCGCAGCCGGTTGCCGGTGAAGCTGGTCTATCACGAGTCGCTGCCGAACAAGAGCGCGGCGCTAAAACGGGAGTTGGCGATCAAGGGACTTTCGCGAAGTGCGAAGGAAGAACTGATCGCCAGTGGAAACGCTACGGAATAA
- a CDS encoding M56 family metallopeptidase gives MITAIAWVGPMIWRATWQAAILALVVTILVRCCGERLAAKWRFLLWGVVLLRLVCVVTPASPWSLFNLTRWETAEPAQVVQQEPPRVVTVRAPVGQSPAPPIDEPPPTENLADPASPAKPSEAALSPFPVADSPAAPPQTSWFDFGDLVGWLSLIWLLGVVISVAQLALASWLLRRRLSACRPIEDSVLLARYDEICRQVGLRRLPQLLVTPEPLSPCVVGTWAPRVILPEAVVTEATQERLDHVLAHELAHLRRGDLWTNWLLLAGRALHWFNPIAWWAFVEMQAEREAACDEIAVATLQDSDRASYADTLIELAASFSASGIAPGLVGLFTSKSRLQARVERLLNSPASPLRASVAMLLLAVTGLLGLTDASPRAVAQSSAELTPSEKRETGGDHVIRGTCVDEQDRAPLKGITVTLYRLRGQAGTPEQIGATLTDVEGKFEFAGLEPPRLGHRLDYLQYDCVATAPGWPVGKTFYDQIDGQMIPTIRMTKETTSLRGIVTDADGLPIAGATVCPYAAYNRPLPQMAAAKTDELGAFRIDGIGVFRWSEDKLVPTRVSIRHPDYPPGSGESETLPAVILATMPKGCVVQGKVIDGETGQPVAGVEVTASTKSYTSPPQTVATDAAGKFRMVVAEDNYVFRVGAKDRVAVALGEQDCSAGQVVNLPDFVLMRGGLIEGRVIDTSTGEPIAQNQSGKPLLVGLFGPAELSSQLASASVLATVDPQGRFQMRAAPGDNFPYVFNMHADRISWDTEKQPPVIVKAGETTHYDLTITPAVLPEEKVKAAEALIARLPEDKGERTSEILRELREPNGDAFEDCERWTRLVRELVKIGPAAVPQITAELDQADDENRLRKLSFALRAIGDPSAVPALIRAIPRTLRRPSSDCGIKVVDQGLNQFMQKHDLDEQDRGSDFGYGRPVREVFGALQKLTGQDFDDKSVYSIHLSEDPRRQEMQRRRYERQAEGWRTWWEENWRSLTQDASLANVGLRLTETPVVSQPELLGPTAKSGDGVIGMRLSPLREKGKYVDYFIDLDTGEQPRPPQAFVKPDAPPTETEVAAWAAQQGIDLICVPYKTAAGKEMLALKAIGMKVRELSPSELRNLDKILATGKLPAGQPAGELLIHVDAETKQRNPDVDSAFLFTTKEGSLGLIETRMYGRGRSSAASLFDPNGDAAGPTSRSVLFDMHEIIP, from the coding sequence ATGATCACTGCGATTGCTTGGGTCGGACCGATGATTTGGCGGGCAACCTGGCAAGCCGCCATCCTGGCGCTGGTCGTGACGATCCTGGTTCGCTGTTGTGGCGAGCGACTGGCGGCGAAGTGGCGTTTTCTGCTGTGGGGCGTGGTGCTGCTGCGACTTGTTTGCGTCGTTACGCCAGCAAGTCCCTGGAGTCTGTTTAACCTGACGCGCTGGGAAACGGCGGAGCCTGCGCAGGTTGTCCAGCAAGAACCGCCGCGCGTGGTAACCGTGCGAGCGCCAGTTGGCCAATCGCCTGCGCCTCCGATCGATGAGCCGCCGCCGACGGAGAACCTTGCTGACCCTGCTTCACCGGCGAAACCGAGCGAGGCGGCGCTTTCCCCCTTCCCGGTTGCAGATTCTCCGGCAGCGCCGCCGCAGACGTCGTGGTTTGATTTTGGGGACCTCGTCGGCTGGTTGAGTTTGATTTGGTTGCTGGGCGTCGTCATCAGCGTGGCCCAGTTGGCCCTGGCGTCTTGGCTACTGCGGCGGCGGCTTTCGGCGTGTCGTCCGATTGAAGACTCTGTGCTGTTAGCCCGCTACGATGAAATTTGTCGTCAGGTTGGTCTTCGCCGCCTGCCGCAGCTGTTGGTAACGCCGGAGCCGCTCAGTCCTTGCGTTGTCGGTACCTGGGCGCCGCGGGTCATCTTGCCCGAAGCGGTCGTGACGGAGGCGACGCAAGAGCGGCTCGACCATGTTCTTGCGCATGAGTTGGCGCACTTGCGCCGCGGCGACCTGTGGACCAATTGGCTGTTGCTGGCCGGCCGGGCGCTCCACTGGTTCAATCCGATCGCCTGGTGGGCGTTTGTCGAAATGCAAGCCGAGCGAGAAGCGGCCTGCGACGAGATCGCCGTGGCGACGCTGCAAGACTCCGACCGCGCTTCCTACGCCGATACCTTGATCGAATTGGCGGCCAGCTTTTCGGCTAGCGGCATTGCGCCAGGGCTGGTCGGGCTCTTCACTTCCAAGTCGCGGCTGCAAGCTCGCGTCGAACGGCTCCTGAATTCGCCGGCCTCGCCGCTGAGAGCGTCGGTCGCAATGCTCCTGCTGGCGGTTACCGGACTGTTGGGGCTAACCGACGCGTCGCCGCGGGCGGTTGCACAATCGTCGGCCGAATTGACGCCTAGCGAGAAGCGGGAGACGGGGGGTGACCATGTGATCCGCGGGACCTGCGTCGATGAGCAGGATCGTGCGCCCCTGAAAGGGATCACGGTGACCCTGTATCGACTGCGGGGACAAGCCGGGACGCCAGAGCAAATCGGCGCCACTCTGACCGATGTGGAAGGGAAATTTGAATTTGCCGGCCTCGAGCCTCCGCGCCTTGGTCATCGTTTGGACTACTTGCAATATGACTGCGTGGCGACGGCGCCTGGCTGGCCAGTCGGCAAAACGTTTTACGATCAGATCGACGGCCAGATGATTCCCACGATTCGGATGACGAAGGAAACGACGAGCTTGCGCGGGATCGTGACCGATGCCGACGGGCTGCCGATTGCCGGCGCGACGGTATGTCCGTATGCCGCCTATAATCGGCCGCTGCCGCAGATGGCAGCGGCGAAGACCGATGAGCTGGGGGCGTTTCGCATCGATGGCATCGGCGTATTTCGCTGGTCGGAAGATAAACTCGTGCCGACCCGGGTTTCGATTCGACATCCGGACTATCCGCCCGGTTCCGGCGAGTCAGAGACGCTGCCGGCGGTGATTCTGGCGACAATGCCGAAAGGGTGCGTCGTGCAAGGGAAAGTGATCGACGGCGAAACGGGCCAGCCGGTCGCCGGCGTCGAGGTGACCGCGTCGACCAAGTCGTACACCAGTCCGCCCCAGACCGTAGCGACCGACGCCGCCGGGAAGTTTCGGATGGTGGTTGCCGAGGATAACTACGTCTTCCGCGTCGGCGCCAAAGATCGCGTTGCGGTTGCGCTGGGCGAACAAGATTGTTCGGCCGGCCAGGTCGTCAATTTGCCTGACTTTGTCTTAATGCGGGGAGGGTTGATTGAAGGTCGGGTGATCGACACGTCGACCGGCGAGCCGATCGCCCAAAACCAATCGGGCAAGCCGCTGCTGGTGGGACTCTTCGGCCCGGCGGAACTTTCCAGTCAGCTCGCCAGCGCCAGCGTATTGGCGACGGTGGACCCTCAAGGGCGTTTCCAAATGCGTGCCGCGCCCGGCGACAACTTTCCTTACGTCTTCAACATGCATGCCGATCGGATTTCTTGGGACACCGAGAAGCAGCCGCCGGTCATCGTGAAAGCGGGCGAAACGACCCACTACGATTTGACGATCACGCCGGCGGTTCTGCCGGAAGAAAAAGTGAAAGCGGCCGAGGCCCTGATCGCCCGACTGCCGGAAGATAAGGGAGAACGTACCTCCGAAATCTTGCGAGAGCTTCGCGAGCCGAACGGCGACGCCTTCGAGGATTGCGAGCGTTGGACGCGGCTAGTTCGCGAACTGGTCAAGATCGGTCCGGCGGCCGTACCGCAGATCACCGCCGAGCTGGATCAAGCCGACGACGAAAATCGACTCCGCAAGCTCAGCTTCGCCTTGCGTGCGATCGGCGATCCCAGCGCTGTGCCAGCCCTGATTCGGGCAATTCCGCGTACGCTCCGTCGTCCGAGTAGCGACTGCGGCATCAAGGTGGTCGACCAGGGCTTGAATCAGTTCATGCAAAAACATGACCTGGATGAGCAGGATCGGGGATCCGATTTTGGCTATGGGCGACCGGTTCGCGAAGTCTTCGGCGCCTTGCAGAAGCTGACGGGCCAGGACTTCGACGACAAGTCGGTTTACTCGATCCATCTCAGCGAGGACCCACGGCGTCAGGAAATGCAGCGGCGTCGCTATGAGCGCCAGGCCGAGGGTTGGCGCACCTGGTGGGAAGAAAACTGGCGATCCCTGACGCAAGACGCTTCGCTGGCCAACGTCGGGCTACGGCTGACCGAAACGCCAGTCGTGTCACAGCCAGAATTGTTGGGCCCGACGGCGAAATCGGGAGATGGCGTCATCGGCATGCGGCTGTCACCGCTGCGAGAGAAAGGAAAATACGTCGACTACTTTATCGACCTGGATACCGGCGAACAGCCGCGTCCGCCGCAAGCGTTCGTCAAGCCCGACGCCCCGCCAACCGAAACCGAAGTCGCGGCTTGGGCGGCACAGCAGGGAATCGATTTGATTTGCGTCCCTTACAAGACGGCGGCAGGAAAGGAAATGCTCGCCTTGAAAGCGATCGGCATGAAAGTTCGCGAGCTTAGTCCGTCCGAACTGCGGAACCTGGACAAGATCCTCGCCACCGGAAAATTGCCGGCTGGACAGCCGGCTGGCGAATTGTTGATTCACGTTGACGCGGAAACCAAGCAGCGGAATCCCGACGTTGACTCGGCCTTTCTCTTTACAACCAAGGAGGGAAGCTTGGGACTGATCGAAACGAGAATGTACGGTCGCGGACGTTCCAGCGCGGCGTCGCTATTCGATCCGAACGGCGACGCCGCGGGACCGACGTCTCGCAGCGTGTTGTTTGATATGCATGAAATTATTCCGTAG
- a CDS encoding BlaI/MecI/CopY family transcriptional regulator: MRDLQISDAEWDVMQQVWAAESCKAADVIRQLSETHDWNPSTIRTLLARLVEKGALKYEVDGAKYIYRAAVSREQCVRRESRTFLEKAFGGDVGALLNHFVAESSLSPEQIDQLRRLLAEQQSGKGKRT, translated from the coding sequence ATGCGAGATTTGCAGATTTCCGACGCCGAATGGGACGTCATGCAGCAGGTTTGGGCGGCCGAAAGCTGCAAGGCCGCCGACGTGATTCGCCAGTTGAGCGAAACGCACGACTGGAATCCCAGCACGATCCGCACGCTACTGGCGCGGTTGGTCGAAAAAGGGGCGCTGAAGTACGAGGTCGACGGCGCCAAGTACATCTACCGCGCCGCGGTTTCTCGCGAACAATGCGTTCGCCGCGAAAGTCGCACCTTTCTCGAAAAAGCGTTCGGCGGCGATGTCGGAGCGCTACTGAATCACTTTGTTGCGGAATCTTCCCTCTCGCCGGAGCAGATCGATCAGCTCCGGCGATTGCTCGCCGAACAACAGTCAGGAAAGGGGAAACGCACATGA
- the proC gene encoding pyrroline-5-carboxylate reductase → MSKIGFLGAGQMAQALASGFVRADLVHPADIVAVDPFPAAQTSFASLVPGAAVSDKAASLATEVDVIFLAVKPQMMQGAIAGLGKIGGDVLLVSIAAGTSLAKLTEWTRTDRIIRVMPNTPCLIGESASAVCTGSGATAEDAALIEQLMSAVGVVRKVDEKLMDAVTGLSGSGPAYVYVMIEALADAGVRVGLPRDAALQLAAQTVRGAAGMVLETGDHPGVLKDRVASPGGTTIAGLQALEAGRFRAAAYDAVVAATARSQELGAE, encoded by the coding sequence ATGAGCAAAATCGGGTTCCTGGGCGCCGGGCAGATGGCGCAAGCCCTGGCGAGCGGCTTTGTGCGGGCCGATCTGGTCCACCCGGCCGACATCGTCGCCGTCGACCCATTTCCGGCCGCGCAGACCAGTTTCGCGAGTCTCGTCCCCGGCGCCGCCGTCAGCGACAAAGCGGCCAGCCTGGCGACCGAGGTCGACGTCATCTTCCTGGCGGTCAAACCGCAGATGATGCAAGGGGCGATTGCGGGACTGGGCAAGATCGGCGGCGACGTGCTGTTGGTCTCGATCGCGGCCGGAACTTCGCTGGCCAAGCTGACCGAGTGGACCCGTACCGACCGCATCATCCGGGTGATGCCGAACACGCCGTGCCTGATTGGCGAAAGCGCCTCGGCCGTTTGCACCGGCAGTGGAGCGACCGCCGAAGACGCCGCGCTGATCGAACAGCTGATGAGCGCCGTCGGCGTGGTCCGCAAAGTAGACGAAAAACTGATGGACGCGGTCACCGGGCTGTCAGGCTCGGGCCCGGCTTACGTCTATGTAATGATCGAGGCGCTGGCCGACGCCGGCGTGCGGGTTGGTCTGCCGCGCGACGCAGCGCTGCAACTGGCCGCCCAGACGGTCCGCGGCGCCGCCGGCATGGTATTGGAAACCGGAGATCACCCGGGCGTGCTGAAGGACCGGGTCGCCAGTCCCGGCGGTACGACGATCGCCGGTCTGCAAGCCTTAGAGGCGGGCCGCTTTCGGGCGGCGGCATATGACGCGGTGGTGGCGGCGACCGCCCGATCGCAGGAACTGGGGGCGGAATAA
- the ettA gene encoding energy-dependent translational throttle protein EttA: MGKKYIYTIESLNKKFGTREIIKDMWLSFYPGAKIGVLGRNGAGKSTILKIMAGIDKEFDGKAELTSGFTVGYLPQEPQLNPEKDVFGNVQEAVADRRGLVERFNEISMKLGEPLEDDEMNALYEEMGTLQDQIEATNSWELDREVEIAMDAMNLPPGDADVSKLSGGERRRVALCQLLLKKPDLLLLDEPTNHLDAESILWLEHHLQAYHGTIVAITHDRYFLDNVAGWILELEFGRSYPYEGNYSAWLEQKQKRLALEEKQSEARQKFLANELDWIRSSQKAKQSKGKARINAYEKLAAEQFEERNDEFEIQIPPGKHLGDLVIEANDITKAYDDRVLIDNLSFRLPAGGIIGVVGPNGAGKTTLFRMLTGEETPDSGSIRFGSTVELGYVDQSRDALDPNKTVFEEISGGHDTIVMGNKKVHARGYVSRFNFRGPDQEKKVGVLSGGERNRVHLATLLRRGSNVLLLDEPTNDLDVDTLRSLEEAIMNYAGCVVVVSHDRWFLDRLATHILAFEGDGYVHWCEGNFSTYESQRRERLGIDPDHPPRFKYKKLQH, encoded by the coding sequence ATGGGTAAAAAATACATCTATACGATCGAGAGTTTGAACAAAAAGTTCGGCACGCGCGAGATCATCAAGGATATGTGGCTCTCGTTTTACCCAGGTGCCAAGATCGGCGTCTTGGGGCGAAACGGCGCCGGTAAGAGTACGATCCTGAAGATCATGGCCGGGATTGATAAGGAATTCGACGGCAAGGCGGAGCTTACCTCCGGCTTTACTGTCGGCTATCTCCCCCAAGAGCCGCAGCTGAACCCCGAGAAAGACGTCTTTGGCAACGTCCAAGAGGCGGTCGCCGATCGTCGCGGGCTGGTCGAGCGTTTCAACGAAATCAGCATGAAGCTGGGCGAGCCGCTCGAAGATGACGAAATGAACGCCCTCTACGAAGAGATGGGCACGCTGCAGGACCAGATCGAAGCAACCAACAGCTGGGAACTCGATCGCGAAGTCGAAATCGCGATGGACGCGATGAACCTGCCCCCGGGCGACGCCGACGTCAGCAAGCTCTCTGGTGGTGAACGCCGCCGTGTGGCCTTGTGCCAATTGCTGCTGAAGAAGCCTGACTTGCTGCTGCTCGACGAACCGACGAACCACCTCGACGCCGAGTCGATTCTTTGGCTGGAGCATCACCTGCAGGCCTACCACGGCACGATCGTCGCCATCACCCATGATCGCTACTTCCTGGACAACGTCGCCGGTTGGATTCTGGAACTCGAATTCGGCCGCAGCTATCCGTACGAAGGGAACTACTCTGCCTGGCTCGAGCAGAAGCAAAAGCGTCTGGCGCTCGAAGAGAAGCAGTCGGAAGCTCGCCAGAAGTTTTTGGCCAACGAGCTAGATTGGATTCGCAGTTCGCAGAAAGCGAAGCAGTCCAAAGGTAAGGCCCGTATCAACGCCTACGAAAAATTGGCGGCTGAGCAGTTCGAAGAGCGGAATGACGAATTCGAAATCCAGATTCCGCCGGGCAAACACTTGGGCGATCTGGTAATCGAGGCCAACGATATCACCAAGGCGTATGACGATCGCGTCTTGATCGACAACCTCAGCTTCCGTCTGCCGGCGGGCGGCATCATCGGCGTGGTTGGTCCCAACGGCGCCGGTAAGACGACCCTCTTCCGGATGTTGACCGGCGAAGAGACGCCTGACTCGGGGAGCATTCGTTTCGGCTCAACGGTCGAACTCGGCTATGTCGATCAGTCGCGCGACGCGCTTGACCCCAACAAGACCGTCTTCGAGGAAATCTCGGGCGGGCACGACACGATCGTCATGGGGAACAAAAAGGTGCATGCCCGCGGGTATGTGTCGCGGTTCAACTTCCGCGGCCCCGACCAGGAGAAGAAGGTCGGCGTCCTCTCTGGCGGTGAGCGCAACCGCGTTCACCTGGCGACGCTGCTGCGACGTGGTTCCAACGTCCTGCTGCTCGACGAACCGACGAACGACTTGGACGTCGATACGCTTCGCTCGCTGGAAGAAGCGATCATGAACTACGCCGGCTGCGTGGTCGTGGTCAGCCACGATCGCTGGTTCCTCGACCGCCTGGCGACCCACATCCTGGCGTTTGAAGGGGACGGCTACGTCCATTGGTGCGAAGGGAACTTCAGCACGTACGAAAGCCAACGGCGCGAACGTCTGGGGATCGACCCGGATCATCCGCCCCGCTTCAAGTACAAGAAGTTGCAGCACTAA